In Jaculus jaculus isolate mJacJac1 unplaced genomic scaffold, mJacJac1.mat.Y.cur mat_scaffold_69_1_319139_arrow_ctg1, whole genome shotgun sequence, the following are encoded in one genomic region:
- the LOC123457480 gene encoding myotrophin, with product MCDKEFMWALKNGDLDEVKDYVAKGEDVNRTLEGGRKPLHYAADCGQLEILEFLLLKGADINAPDKHHITPLLSAVYEGHVSCVKLLLSKGADKTVKGPDGLTALEATDNQAIKALLQ from the coding sequence ATGTGCGACAAGGAGTTCATGTGGGCCCTGAAGAACGGGGACCTGGATGAGGTGAAGGACTACGTGGCCAAGGGAGAAGACGTCAACCGGACGCTAGAAGGTGGAAGGAAGCCTCTCCACTATGCAGCGGACTGCGGACAGCTTGAAATCCTGGAGTTTCTGCTGCTAAAAGGAGCAGATATTAATGCTCCAGATAAACATCATATTACCCCCCTTCTGTCTGCTGTCTATGAGGGTCATGTTTCCTGTGTGAAATTGCTTCTGTCAAAGGGTGCTGATAAGACTGTGAAAGGTCCAGATGGACTGACTGCCCTTGAAGCCACTGACAACCAGGCAATCAAAGCTCTTCTCCAGTGA